The sequence CGCCATACTCACCGTATAGGCAGCGATAAACGACTAACATTTCTTCAGTTTCTGAATGCTGAGCAGTATGCAAGACTTGGTAAAGACTGCCTTTATAATGGCGGTAAATACCTTGGGGGATGGTTTGGGTCATAAAATCATTTTCTCATTAAATTTTATTGATTCCGAGGTAATTAAATAAATCTAACCATGTATAACATATTATGCTTTTATATTTACATGTATCAGGTATCTTTATGTCACCTACTAATTCTTTAGATATATCTTTGTTAAACCCTTGTTCACTTGTTAAAACACAAGCATTTTTGCTTATAGCAACAGCTATATTAGATAGATCATTACTAATCCCATTAACCTTCTTTAAACGCCTCTCTACCTTCATGTTCTGAAAGAATGGTAATTCTTCAATCATTTGATTTTGTAGATATAAAAGTTGAGTTTGATATGTCGTCTTTCTTATTACTTCAATGTTGAATGATTTGAAAAAATCATCCAAAACTATAGGTGAATACCCATCGAAAAGCGCTACTCGACCGGAAATTTCCTGTCTAATATCTTCAGAAACGACAAATTTAATAAGTCCAGCAGATATCGAGTTTAAAAGCGAATCCCAAATTGTTTTAAATATTTCAATAGGATAATATCGATAGCAAATATCAATAATAGCATTAGTATCTAAACAGACTCTTATCATCAAGAAAACGCCTTATCTTCTAAGTACTTCAAATCCTCAATACGATTAGGAATTCTCAGCAAGTCCATTGCAGAATTAATAGTTAGCTCTTCTTTCCAAATAGCTGAAAATACTTGCTGTAAATAAACTTTACCAAAATGATTATATGTGGTGTGTCTCTTCTTAACCCCAAAACCTCCAGAGTTTTCAACTTGAAGGCTTTTTAGGTAGTCTTCAAGCTCTATTTGTTTTACTAAACCTAATTGTTTAAGCTGAATAGCAACCGCTGGTCGACTAGCCTTAGTAACTTTTCGAATTGCTAGTATGTTCTCACTTAGAGATAAGTTCGAAGAGTAATATTTATAGACAATTGAACTAGGGACTAAAACATATCCTGCAACCTCATTACAATAAACCTCTTCAGTATAGTTAGAATATATCAAGTTGCCGTCCAAAGCACTTTGCTTCAAACCTAAATGTACCAGTTCGTGTATTAGAGTAAAAAGTCGACGTGCGGGTGACTGTCCCGTAGTTAAAATCACTATGATAGGTAATTTATCATAGTACAAAGACATACCTTCTGAGCTTAAAGAAGGATTGGATTTCTCTAAAACAATTACATCATTTTTTTCCACTATAGTACGCCAAGACTTATAATAATCAGAGCCTGACTCTAAAAGATTTTCTTCCTCTAAATTTAAGAAATCTATGATTAATTGTGCATCGTGCTGTGCATTACTTCCTAAGAGATTTAAACCAAAATTACTTATATTTTCATCTAAAGACTCATAAATACTTAATAGATTGTCTCTGTCGATATATGCTTCCTGAGCTACTTTTTGGAATTGATAACTTTGCTCTTCATCTTCTCCTGATATATCTTCATACTTATTTCTAAAATCAATGACTTTAGGTAATTCACGACTAATTACTGAATCAAAAGTTAAATAAGAAACTGGTACTAGAAGTATGTCAGCTAATTTATTGAGCTGTTTAATTGTGAAAACATTATTCTCGACCTCAGCACTTTCAATTTTTTTAGAAGGAATGGAGGTTTTTTTGGCAAGCAAATCTACAGATAGCGACATCTGTTGTCGGTAATGACTCAATGCTATTGGAGAATGTCTCACTAATTGACGATTTGTCATAACTTCCTAGAATATCCTTTTAGAGTTAAACAAGGCTATAATTAATATTATAGCCCTATTTTAAATTAAATTTTATAAAAGAATTGTCTTTAACCTAACCCACCGTCACTTTCGCATACGCCTTTTTGCCTGCTTGGATAACGACCGTTTGACCAGCCGTTAAGCTAAAGCTCGCATCGACGACTTCACCATCTACTTTTACCGCGCCACGCTTAATCATATCTTTAGCTGATGAGCTATTTTTAGCCAATCCAGCTTGGTTGAGTACTTGAGTAATAAATAGCGCCTCAGCACCTTCCAAATCTAATGTCACTTCTGGCAAATCAACAGGCAGTTCACCATCAGCTAATACGTTACCTGCTGACTTGTGCGCAATGGCAGCAGCATCGGCATCGTGAAAACGCTCGATTAATTCTTCAGCAAGGATACGTTTGATTTCTTGTGGATTGCGACCATTTTCCATCTCTTTCATTAAACCTTCAACTTCTTCCATCGGCTTAAAGCTTAAAAACTCGAAGTAGCGACGGATTAAGGTATCTGGCATAGATAGTAGTTTTTGGTACATGGTACCCGGCGCATCATAAATGCCGACATAGTTACCGAGCGACTTAGACATTTTATTGACGCCGTCTAGCCCTTCTAAGATTGGCACGGTGATACACACTTGTGGCTCTTGTCCGTAACGACCTTGCAGGGTGCGTCCCATCAAAATATTAAAAGTTTGGTCGGTACCACCAAGCTCGACGTCAGCTTTTAGCGCAATAGAGTCATAGCCTTGCACCAATGGGTATAAAAACTCATGGATAGCAATGGGCGTTTGCGCCGCGTAGCGTTTAGAGAAATCATCGCGCTCAAGCATACGCGAGACGGTCAGCTGGCTAGAGAGCTGAATCATATCGCCCGCTGACATGTCTTTAAACCATTCGGAGTTAAAGACAATCTTGGTTTTTTCTTTATCCAAAATCTTAAAGACTTGTTCCGCATAAGTCTGCGCATTGACTTTGATTTGCTCATCGGTCAATGGCGGACGCGTGCTGTTTTTGCCAGAAGGGTCGCCAATCTTGGCGGTATAATCACCGATTAGAAAATAAATCTCATGACCCAAATCTTGAAAATGCTTCAGCTTATTAATCAGCACGGTATGACCCAAATGCAAGTCTGGTGCAGTGGGATCAAAGCCTGCTTTGATACGTAGCGGGCGATTCAGTTTTAACTTCTTAACCAAATCGTCTTCAGATAGGATCTCTTGGGTACCGCGCTGAATCAGGGCAAGTTGTTCTTCTAAGGTGTAGGTCTGAGTGGTCATGATGCTCTCTTTATTGTCTTTATTAAAAGGGTGACGCGTTTAGGCTATTTATACCAAGCACAAAAATACGATTATTAGCAGCGTCAAACTCGTTTGGTCTATTATCTAATAAATGTAGTACTTGCACTCGTTTATCACTACTCTGATTTTTGGCAATGGGATTAAAGTTTCGTAGCCGCTAAAAGATGTTAGAATTTGACAGATATACTAGCGTTTTTTAAGGTAAATTGCCATGACCAACCCCGCATCGATTGCTGATACTCATCATAATACTGACACAAGTTTCAATCTAGAGCACAGTTTAAATAATATGGATGATTTAAACTATGCCACCTTGACCGATGCGCTTGAGCAAAAGGTGTTTGAAAACTTCGATGATGGCTTATATATCGGCATGATGTCAGGCACCAGCTTAGATGGTATGGATGCGGTGCTTTGTCAATTCAGTGGGGAAAAAGCCACTCAACAGCCCATGCAACTATTAGCAACTCATAGCCAAGATTTCCCGCCACGTTTGCGTGAGGTATTATTGGCATTATGTCAGCCTAATGGTGTTCAAGAACTGATACCAGCAGAGGGTGAACCGAATAGCGAGCTTGACTGGTTCGGTTGGGCAAGTAAAGCATATGCTGAATTTGCCAGCGACGTGGTCAATACGTTATTGCAGCAATCCAATACTGATAGTGAGTCGGTACTAGCAATTGGCTGTCATGGTCAAACCGTGCGTCATCGCCCGCAGATGGGCTTTAGCTTGCAATTGCTCGATGCCAATATCATCGCTGAACGTACTGGCATCAGCGTCGTCAGTGATTTTCGCCGCCGTGATATGGCGGTTGGTGGACAAGGCGCACCGTTGGTGCCAGCTTTTCATCAAGCGTTATTTGCCACGCCTGATAGCATGCGGGTGTTATTAAACTTGGGCGGTATTGCCAATATAGCCGTTTTGCCAGCAGATACTCATAGCAATTTAGAAAATGCAGACAATCAGCATATAAACAGTGTCGTAGGTTATGATACTGGCCCTGCCAATTTACTGCTAGATGCGTGGACAACACTGCATACCGAAAAAGATTATGATGCGGGCGGCGCATGGGCGCAGTCAGGACAAGTGGTTGAGCCGCTACTTAATCAGCTTTTGGAACATCCTTTTTTTCATAAAAGCTATCCTAAAAGTACAGGGCGCGAAGATTTTAACCTAGCTTGGCTACAAGATGAGCTGCAAAAATTCGATCAAGCATCTGCTGATGTCCGTTACTCATCTGCCGATGTACAGGCAACACTCACTGAGCTGACAGCGATGAGTGCCAGTATGCAAATTAACATGTTTATTAATGCTCATGAAAATAGCTCGGTTTACGTCTGTGGTGGCGGTGCATTAAACGATTATTTGATGACTCGCTTGCAGGCGCATCTGCCTCATTGCACAGTAGAGACCACTGCCAGCTTAGGGCTGAATCCTGCTTGGGTCGAAGCCGTCGCCTTTGCATGGCTCGCACGGCAAACACTAATAGGTGAAACGGGTAACTTACCAGCTGTCACTGGCGCGAGTAAAGGCGTGGTTTTGGGTCAGGTTTGTTTCGCCTGACTGGTCAAATTTTAGTTTACACACGTGCACTTATGTGTTTTATAATGAATTCTGAAATACCCTCCTCTTAGGACTTGTAAGTATAGGATATATCGCATGAGCCAACACAGCAGTTCACTTACTGATCAAGCTACCAATGATGCTAGCGCAACAGCAGAGCATCAACCGCGTCAGAAACTACCGCACTATGAGCGTAGCGATGACTTGCGCGTCGTAATTACGGGTATGGGTGCGTTGACACCTTTGGGACTCGACGTCGATAGCTCATGGACTAAGCTGCTCAATGGTGATAGCGGCATCGCGCCAATTACACATTTTGATGCTACTGGCTATCGCGCTCAAATTGCTGGCGTGGTCAAGGATTTCGATGCCAAGCAATATATGAATGCCAAAGACGCGCGACGCTATGATGAATTTATTCATTATGGTATTGCCGCCTCTAGTATGGCATTACAGAACGCTGGTTTTATCGATGAAGTAAGTGCTGCTGATGCGCCCGTACACGGGGTTAATCAAGAACGATTCGGCATTATTTTAGGCTCAGGTATTGGTGGTATCCAAACCATTGAAAACAGTCGCGATACGCTACGAGAGAAAGGCGCTATGAAAGTTTCGCCCTTTATCATTCCTGGCTCTATTGTGAATATGGCAGCAGGCTTAGTGGCGATTAAACATACCTTAAAAGGTCCCAACCTTGCGACATCGACGGCTTGTACCACCGCTACCCATGCGATGGGTCTCGCTGCACGTTTGATTGCTTATG is a genomic window of Psychrobacter cibarius containing:
- a CDS encoding DUF1653 domain-containing protein, yielding MTQTIPQGIYRHYKGSLYQVLHTAQHSETEEMLVVYRCLYGEYGVWVRPLAMFTETVEFDGKEVPRFELVKVLAD
- a CDS encoding DUF4411 family protein; amino-acid sequence: MIRVCLDTNAIIDICYRYYPIEIFKTIWDSLLNSISAGLIKFVVSEDIRQEISGRVALFDGYSPIVLDDFFKSFNIEVIRKTTYQTQLLYLQNQMIEELPFFQNMKVERRLKKVNGISNDLSNIAVAISKNACVLTSEQGFNKDISKELVGDIKIPDTCKYKSIICYTWLDLFNYLGINKI
- a CDS encoding ImmA/IrrE family metallo-endopeptidase; this translates as MTNRQLVRHSPIALSHYRQQMSLSVDLLAKKTSIPSKKIESAEVENNVFTIKQLNKLADILLVPVSYLTFDSVISRELPKVIDFRNKYEDISGEDEEQSYQFQKVAQEAYIDRDNLLSIYESLDENISNFGLNLLGSNAQHDAQLIIDFLNLEEENLLESGSDYYKSWRTIVEKNDVIVLEKSNPSLSSEGMSLYYDKLPIIVILTTGQSPARRLFTLIHELVHLGLKQSALDGNLIYSNYTEEVYCNEVAGYVLVPSSIVYKYYSSNLSLSENILAIRKVTKASRPAVAIQLKQLGLVKQIELEDYLKSLQVENSGGFGVKKRHTTYNHFGKVYLQQVFSAIWKEELTINSAMDLLRIPNRIEDLKYLEDKAFS
- the tyrS gene encoding tyrosine--tRNA ligase, with amino-acid sequence MTTQTYTLEEQLALIQRGTQEILSEDDLVKKLKLNRPLRIKAGFDPTAPDLHLGHTVLINKLKHFQDLGHEIYFLIGDYTAKIGDPSGKNSTRPPLTDEQIKVNAQTYAEQVFKILDKEKTKIVFNSEWFKDMSAGDMIQLSSQLTVSRMLERDDFSKRYAAQTPIAIHEFLYPLVQGYDSIALKADVELGGTDQTFNILMGRTLQGRYGQEPQVCITVPILEGLDGVNKMSKSLGNYVGIYDAPGTMYQKLLSMPDTLIRRYFEFLSFKPMEEVEGLMKEMENGRNPQEIKRILAEELIERFHDADAAAIAHKSAGNVLADGELPVDLPEVTLDLEGAEALFITQVLNQAGLAKNSSSAKDMIKRGAVKVDGEVVDASFSLTAGQTVVIQAGKKAYAKVTVG
- a CDS encoding anhydro-N-acetylmuramic acid kinase gives rise to the protein MTNPASIADTHHNTDTSFNLEHSLNNMDDLNYATLTDALEQKVFENFDDGLYIGMMSGTSLDGMDAVLCQFSGEKATQQPMQLLATHSQDFPPRLREVLLALCQPNGVQELIPAEGEPNSELDWFGWASKAYAEFASDVVNTLLQQSNTDSESVLAIGCHGQTVRHRPQMGFSLQLLDANIIAERTGISVVSDFRRRDMAVGGQGAPLVPAFHQALFATPDSMRVLLNLGGIANIAVLPADTHSNLENADNQHINSVVGYDTGPANLLLDAWTTLHTEKDYDAGGAWAQSGQVVEPLLNQLLEHPFFHKSYPKSTGREDFNLAWLQDELQKFDQASADVRYSSADVQATLTELTAMSASMQINMFINAHENSSVYVCGGGALNDYLMTRLQAHLPHCTVETTASLGLNPAWVEAVAFAWLARQTLIGETGNLPAVTGASKGVVLGQVCFA